One segment of Falco rusticolus isolate bFalRus1 chromosome 3, bFalRus1.pri, whole genome shotgun sequence DNA contains the following:
- the NRSN1 gene encoding neurensin-1 codes for MSSYADICGSKHAQGSTEGGYQRYGVRSYLHQFYEDCTASIWEYEDDFQIQRSPSRWSSAFWKVGLISGTAFMLIGLTVLVVGFLVPPKIEALGKDDFVVVDTRAVQFNGSLDICKLAGAILFCVGGSTMAACLLMSAFAKSYSKEEKYLQQRFKERIADIKAHANPVTKAPAPGESKIPVTLSKVQNVQPLSET; via the exons ATGAGCTCCTATGCTGACATCTGTGGGTCCAAGCATGCACAGGGCAGCACCGAGGGAGGGTACCAACGCTATGGAGTTCGGTCCTACCTGCATCAGTTTTATGAGGACTGCACAGCTTCAATTTGGGAGTATGAGGATGATTTTCAGATCCAGAGATCGCCTAGCAGGTGGAGCTCTGCATTCTGGAAG gtcGGACTCATCTCTGGGACGGCTTTTATGCTGATAGGTTTAACGGTTCTTGTAGTGGGTTTTCTTGTGCCACCGAAAATCGAAGCCCTTGGGAAAGATGATTTTGTTGTGGTGGATACCCGTGCCGTTCAGTTTAATGGGTCCCTTGATATATGCAAGCTGGCAGGAGCAATCTTGTTTTGTGTTGGAGGGTCCACCATGGCAGCATGTCTGCTGATGTCTGCTTTTGCCAAAAGTTActccaaagaagaaaagtacCTCCAGCAAAGATTTAAAGAGAGAATAGCTGATATAAAAGCCCATGCAAACCCAGTCACAAAAGCGCCAGCACCAGGAGAATCAAAGATACCTGTTACTTTGTCCAAAGTTCAAAATGTCCAACCTTTATCTGAAACCTGA